In Oncorhynchus kisutch isolate 150728-3 linkage group LG7, Okis_V2, whole genome shotgun sequence, one DNA window encodes the following:
- the LOC116374663 gene encoding U6 snRNA-associated Sm-like protein LSm6, which translates to MSLRKQTPSDFLKQIIGRPVVVKLNSGVDYRGVLACLDGYMNIAVEQTEEYVNGQLKNKYGDAFLRGNNVLYISTQKRKM; encoded by the exons ATGAGTCTCAGAAAGCAGACCCCCAGTGACTTTCTGAAGCAGATCATTGGCAGACCAGTTGTGGTCAAGCTCAACTCTGGAGTGGATTACAGAG GTGTCCTAGCCTGTCTGGATGGCTATATGAACATTGCAGTGGAGCAGACAGAGGAGTATGTCAATGGCCAGCTGAAGAACAAGTATGGTGACGCCTTCCTGAGAGGAAACAATG TGTTATACATCAGCACCCAGAAGAGGAAGATGTGA